In Sideroxyarcus emersonii, one DNA window encodes the following:
- a CDS encoding bifunctional diguanylate cyclase/phosphodiesterase, whose amino-acid sequence MSDKKIATQAALIRQMLGTCHASIVTSTLLAAVLAYVQRDVIAPGVIVAWLTLVVLVALVRAMMAVVCKRSALDESAATCAQLNRFRLGVLAAGIVWGSAGIVMFPANDPYHQIFLIFMLAGLTAGGVISYAADLIGATGFSIAALLPAIVRLFAAGDRTSQAMGMASLLYLAFMIVSLRHMHRHIRENIELRLAASTREEAARAEEERYRLLLNHSPVGILHYDPDLVITYCNQRFADILHAPLERLIGLDMKTLRDQVVLPALKQALQGELGYYEGPYTSTLSEVHKWVTMTCAPSRNGSGKIVGGVGIVQDVTALRESHQRMYSLLNSMAEGAYGVDTDGNCTFVNRAFLRILGYDHEDEVIGKHIHELIHHSHPDGSHYPASECRMYSAYRNNQEIHAIDEVFWTRDGKPISVEYWSQPLLEKGVMQGAIATFVDISERKQMLAELRESEERFRQMFERHSAVMLLIEPGSGMIVDANPAAARFYGYPLENLRGKLLSSINTLSETEIAREMQHAIDDHRDYFVFDHRLANGDIRTVEVHSSSVHYRTAPLLFSIIHDITERKLAEAQIRNLAFYDALTQLPNRRLLNDRLGITAAASMRSGRYAAVMFLDMDNFKPLNDMYGHAVGDLLLVEVANRLKSCVRQMDTVARFGGDEFVIVLNELDTGKTQSVAQARSVAEKICRVVSEPYTIKFQTDKEPEKTVTHHCTTSLGALVFTGNKATPDDLIKWADKAMYLAKEAGGDSIRFVDSEA is encoded by the coding sequence TTGTCAGACAAAAAGATAGCGACACAGGCTGCACTGATCCGGCAAATGCTGGGCACGTGTCACGCATCCATCGTTACCAGCACCCTGCTCGCCGCAGTTCTTGCCTATGTACAGCGCGACGTGATCGCTCCTGGCGTGATCGTGGCCTGGCTCACCCTGGTCGTACTGGTCGCACTCGTCCGCGCCATGATGGCGGTGGTTTGCAAGCGCTCCGCACTGGACGAGAGCGCCGCCACATGCGCACAACTGAACAGATTCCGGCTCGGCGTACTCGCCGCCGGCATCGTGTGGGGATCGGCCGGCATCGTGATGTTCCCCGCCAACGACCCGTATCACCAGATTTTCCTCATCTTCATGCTGGCCGGCCTGACGGCAGGTGGCGTGATCTCGTACGCAGCCGACCTGATCGGCGCGACCGGATTCTCCATCGCCGCGCTGTTGCCGGCCATCGTCCGCCTGTTTGCCGCGGGAGACCGCACTTCCCAGGCGATGGGCATGGCCAGCCTGCTGTATCTCGCCTTCATGATCGTGAGCTTGCGCCACATGCACCGGCACATTCGCGAGAACATCGAATTGCGCCTTGCCGCCTCGACGCGCGAGGAAGCCGCGAGAGCCGAGGAAGAACGCTACCGTTTGCTGCTGAACCATTCACCCGTCGGCATCCTCCACTACGACCCCGACCTCGTCATCACCTATTGCAACCAGCGCTTCGCCGACATCCTGCACGCCCCGCTCGAACGCCTCATCGGACTGGACATGAAAACGCTCAGGGACCAGGTCGTCCTGCCCGCCCTGAAGCAGGCCCTGCAGGGGGAACTGGGTTATTACGAGGGACCTTATACCTCCACTCTCAGCGAAGTGCACAAGTGGGTGACCATGACCTGCGCTCCTTCGCGCAACGGCAGCGGCAAAATCGTGGGCGGGGTGGGCATCGTGCAGGACGTCACCGCCTTGCGCGAATCGCACCAGCGCATGTACTCGCTGCTCAACTCGATGGCGGAAGGCGCATACGGCGTCGACACCGACGGCAACTGCACCTTCGTGAACCGGGCGTTCCTGCGCATCCTCGGCTACGACCACGAAGACGAGGTCATCGGCAAGCATATCCATGAGCTGATCCATCATTCCCATCCCGATGGCAGCCACTACCCGGCCTCGGAATGCAGGATGTACAGCGCCTATCGCAACAATCAGGAGATCCACGCCATCGACGAGGTATTCTGGACCAGGGACGGCAAACCCATATCCGTGGAATACTGGTCGCAGCCCCTGCTGGAGAAGGGCGTCATGCAGGGGGCGATCGCCACCTTCGTCGACATTTCCGAACGCAAGCAGATGCTGGCCGAATTGCGCGAAAGCGAAGAGCGGTTCCGCCAGATGTTCGAACGGCACAGTGCCGTCATGCTCCTGATCGAACCCGGCTCCGGCATGATCGTCGACGCCAACCCCGCAGCAGCCAGATTCTATGGCTACCCGCTGGAAAACCTGCGCGGCAAGCTGCTGAGCAGCATCAACACGCTGTCGGAAACCGAGATCGCCCGCGAAATGCAGCATGCGATCGACGATCATCGCGATTATTTCGTCTTCGACCACCGCCTGGCGAATGGCGATATCCGTACCGTGGAAGTGCATTCGTCCTCGGTGCATTACAGGACCGCTCCGCTGCTGTTCTCCATCATCCATGACATCACCGAACGCAAGCTGGCGGAAGCCCAGATACGCAATCTCGCTTTCTACGATGCACTGACGCAACTCCCCAACCGTCGCCTGCTGAACGACCGCCTGGGCATAACGGCCGCCGCCAGCATGCGCAGCGGCCGTTATGCCGCAGTCATGTTCCTCGACATGGACAACTTCAAGCCGCTAAACGACATGTACGGGCATGCCGTCGGCGACCTGCTGCTGGTCGAAGTGGCAAACCGGCTGAAAAGTTGCGTACGCCAGATGGACACCGTCGCGCGCTTCGGCGGCGACGAATTCGTGATCGTCCTGAACGAACTGGATACCGGCAAAACCCAGTCGGTCGCACAGGCCCGCAGCGTTGCGGAGAAGATCTGCCGGGTCGTGTCCGAACCGTATACGATCAAGTTCCAGACCGACAAGGAACCGGAGAAGACCGTCACCCATCATTGCACCACCAGCCTGGGTGCGCTCGTATTCACCGGCAACAAGGCCACGCCGGACGACCTGATCAAGTGGGCCGACAAGGCGATGTACCTGGCCAAGGAAGCGGGTGGCGATTCGATCCGCTTCGTCGACTCCGAAGCCTGA